Genomic DNA from Quadrisphaera sp. DSM 44207:
TCCCGAGCAGGCACCTGGCTCCGCCGGTGGTGCGCGACCTGCCGCCGGCGCCGCGCAGCATCTGGCCGATCATCGGGCCCGGCGTCGTCGCCGCCGGCGTCGGGCTGGCGAGCGGGGAGTTCATCCTCTACCCCTACATCGCCTCCCAGGTGGGCCTGGTCTTCGTCTGGGCCGCCTTCGTGGGGCTGATCACCCAGTTCTTCATCAACATGGAGATCGAGCGGTACACCCTGGCCACCGGGGAGACCGCGCTGACCGGGTTCAGCCGCTTCTGGCGGCACTGGGGCCTGGTCTTCGCCCTGATGGCGTACTTCGCCAACCTCTGGCCCGGGTGGGCGACCAGCTCGGCGACCCTGGTCACCTACCTCGTCGGCGGCGAGGTGACGCCCATCGCGATCGGGATGCTGCTGTCCATCGGCGTCATCCTCACCCTCGCGCCCGTGGTGTACGTGGCGCTGGAGCGGATCGAGATGGGCAAGGTCGTCGCGGTGCTCCTGCTGCTGGTCATCGGCCTGACCACCGCCATCGACGCGCAGGCGTGGGGCGACGTCCCGCAGATCGTCACGAACGCCGCGATCCCCTCCGAGCAGCTCGGGTTCGCGCTCCTCATGGGCGCGCTCGCCTTCGCCGGAGCCGGCGGCGGGCAGAACCTGTGCCAGAGCAACTGGATCCGCGACAAGGGCTTCGGCATGGGCACCTACGTGCCGCGCATCGTCAGCCCGGTCACCGGCGAGCCGGAGGCGGCGCCGTCCACCGGCTACGTCTTCGAGCCCACCCAGCGCAACCTGGCCCAGTGGCGGCAGTGGTGGAAGATGGCGAACGTCGAGCAGCTCGTCACGTTCGTGGCCATCACGTTCCTGACCATCCTCTTCACCTCCCTCCTGGCCTACGCCACGGTGTTCGGGCGGCCGGGCCTGGCCAGCGACATCACCTTCATCCAGGCCGAGGGCGAGGCGCTGTCGGCCGCCGTGGGCGGCTGGTTCGGCACGCTGTTCTGGGTGGTCGGCGCCTTCTCCCTCTACGCCGCCGCCGTCGGGATCGTGGACTACACCAGCCGCCTGGGGGCCGACGTCCTCAAGGTCGGGTACCTGCGCCGCGCCACCGAGAGCAAGATCTACTTCGTCCTCGTCTGGGGCCTGGTGCTCTTCGGCTGCGTGATCCTCCTCGTGGGCGTGACCCAGCCGATCGTGCTGCTGGTCATCTCGGCCGTCGTCGGCGGCTTCATGATGTTCATCTACTCCGGCCTGCTGGCGGTGCTGAACCGCAGGGTGCTGCCGGAGGCGATCCGCCCCGGCGCCCTGCGGGTCGGCGCGCTGGTGTGGGCGGTGCTGCTCTTCGGCGTCCTGTCGGCGCTGACCTTCGACCAGCAGATCCGCAACCTCCTCGGCGCGGAGTGAGCCGCCGGTGACGACGCCGGCCAGCCCGCCCACCGCGCCGCCCACCCCGCCGCGGGTGGTCACCGCCGGGGAGACCCTCGCGCTCCTCGCGCCCTCCGGCCCCGGGCGGCTGCGGCACGCGCGCGACCTGGCGCTGTCGATCGGGGGCGCGGAGTCGAACGTGGCGATCGGCCTGGCCCGCCTCGGGGTGCCGGTCTCCTGGGTCAGCGCGCTGGGCGAGGACGAGCTCGGCGAGCTGGTCCTGGCCCGCGTGCGCGCCGAGGGCGTCGACACGTCCGCGGTGCGCCGCGTGCCGGGCCGGCCCACCGGCCTGTACCTGCGCGAGCAGGTGCTCGGCGGGGTGCGGGTGCACTACTACCGGGCGGGCTCCGCGGCGTCCACCCTCGCCCCCGGGGCGCTGCCGCCGGCGGTCCTGGACGGCGCCGCCCTCCTGCACCTGACCGGCGTCACACCCGCGCTGTCGGACAGCTGCGCCGAGTTCGTCCTGGACGCGGCGCGCAGCGCGCGCGAGCGCGGGGCGGCCGTCAGCTACGACGTCAACTTCCGCGGCAAGCTGTGGTCGGCGTCGGCCGCGCGGGCCTTCACCGAGCGCGTGCTGCCCCTGGTCGACGTCCTCTTCGTCGGGGACGACGAGGCGCAGGCGCTGTGGGGGTGGACGGGCGAGGAGCCGCTGGAGCGGCTGGCCGGCACCGGCCCGCGCGAGGTGGTGCTCAAGCGCGGCGCGCGGGGCAGCGCCGCGCTCGTGGACGGCGAGCGGCTGGAGGAGCCGGCCCTGCCCGTCCCCGTGCTCGACCCGATCGGGGCGGGCGACGCGTTCGCCGCCGGCTACCTCGCGGCGTGCCTGGAGGGGCGCCCGCCCGCCGAGCGCCTGGCCACGGGCAACGCCGTGGGCGCCTGCTGCGTGCGCAGCAGCGGCGACTACGAGGGCCTGCCCGGCCGCGAGGAGCTGCGGGCCCTGCTGGAGGGGACGACCGTCCTCGGGAGGTGAGGAGCGCATGAGCACCGGCACGAGCACCGGCACGAGCACCGGCCAGCCGGAGATCACCGGCGTCCACGTCGCGAACGTGACCCCGTTCCGCGACGACGCCGACTCCTCCGTGGACGTCGAGGCGTACCTGGGCCACGTGCGCTGGCTGGCCGCCGCCGGCGTCGCGGGCGTCATCCCGTTCGGGACCAACGGGGAGGGCCCCTCGGTGGCGGTGCGCGAGAAGCGCGCCGTCCTCGACGCGCTCCTCGCGGAGGCGCCGGCGGGCCCCGCGGGAGCGCTGCAGGTCATCCCCGCCGTGACCGAGGCCAACCTGACCGACGCGCTGGACCTGCTGCGGCACCTGGAGGACCTGCCCGTCACCGCGGTGCTGGTGCTGCCGCCGTACTACTTCCCCGCCGAGGCGGCGGGGCTGCGCGCCTTCTACGAGCGCGTGCTGGCCGCCACGCGGCACCGCGTGATCGTGTACCACATCCCCAAGTACGCCGTGCCCGTCCCGCACGAGCTGGTCACCGACCTGCCGGTGTGGGGCGTGAAGGACTCCGGCGGCGAGCCGGGCTACGCCGAGGCCGTGCGCGCCGGCGGCCGCGGGGTGCTCCTGGGCACCGAGGACGACCTGCCGCGCCGGCTGCTGACCGCGCAGGGCTCGATCTCCGCGCTCGCCAACATCGTCCCCGAGCAGGTCCTCGCCCTCTACGGGCACGTCCACCGCGGGGAGGCGGAGGAGGCGCAGCGGCTGTCAGCGCACCTGCAGCAGGTGCGGGCGATGACGAAGGAGCACACCTCCGCCGCCGTCCTCAAGGCCGTGGCCCAGGCCCGGCACGGCGTGCCCCTGGGCACGGTGCGCCCGCCGCTGGTGCCCCTGCCGGCCGGCTACGACGCCGCCGCGGCCGCGGCGCGCGCCACCGCGGTGCCCGGCGCGCCCGCGCCGGGCCCGGCCGACGGCGGAGGGGGCGCCCGTGCGGGTGCTGGTCACTGACGCGGAGTACGAGCCGCTGGACCTGGAGGCCGCCGTGCTCGCCGAGGGCGGGCACGAGCTGGTCGTGGCGCACTGCCGCACGGCGGCCGAGGTCGCGCAGGCGGCCCGGGGCGCGGACGCCCTGCTCGTGCAGTACGCGCCGGTGACCGAGGAGGTCTTCGCCGCCGCGCCGTCGGTGCGGCTGGTCAGCCGCTACGGCGTCGGCGTCGACGGCGTCGACCTGGACGCCGCCCGCCGGCACGGGGTGTGGGTCGCGAACGTGCCGGACTACGGCGTCGCCGAGGTCGCGCTGCACGCGGTGGCGATGCTGCTGGCGCTGCTGCGCGACCTGCCCGGCCGCGACCGCGCCGTGCGCGAGCACCGGTGGCACTACGCCGCCGGCGCGCCGCTGCACCGGCCGAGCACGAGGGTCCTGGGCGTGGTGGGGCTGGGCCGGATCGGGCGGCTGGCCGCCGAGCGGGCCGCGCCGTGGTTCGGCGCCTGCGTCGGCCACGACCCCGCCCTGCCGGACGACGCGTGGCCGCCGTCCGTGGAGCGGGCCGGGCTGGAGGAGGTCTTCGCCCGCGCCTACGCCGTCACGCTGCACCTGCCCCTGACGGCGCGGACCCAGGGGCTGGTCGGCGACGCCCTGCTGGCCCGCCTGCCCGTCGGCAGCCACCTGGTGAACACCTCCCGCGGCGGCCTGGTCGACCTCGACGCCGTCCTGCGGGCCCTGGAGTCGGGACGGCTCGCCGGCGTCGCCCTCGACGTCCTGCCCAGCGAGCCGCCGGACTGGGACCACCCGCTCGTCGGGCACCCGCGCGCGCTGATCACCCCGCACGCGGCCTGGTACTCGCAGGAGTCCGAGGCCGAGCTGCGGCGCAAGGCCGCCCGCAACGTGCTGGAGTGGGCGCGCACCGGCGAGCCCCTCCACCCGGTGGTGCGCGGGCGCTCCTGAGGGCGTGCGCGGCGGCAGCGCAGGGGAGTCGCCTACAGCCGGTCGACCGAGAGCACCCGCACCACGGCGGTGCCGGCCTCGTCCGACGCCGCGAGGTCGACCTCGGCGCTGATGCCCCAGTCGTGGTCGCCCGCCGGGTCGTCGAAGACCTGCCGCACGCGCCAGCGCTCGCGCTCCTCCTCCACGAGCAGCAGCGACGGCCCGCGCGCGTCCGGGCCCGTGCCGAGGTCGGCGTGCTCGGCGGAGTAGCCGGCCATCGCCTCCGCCCAGCGCTGCGCGTCCCAGCCGGCCTCGGCGTCGAGCTCGCCGAGGTCGGCCCAGCGGCGGCGCGCGGCGAGCTCGACGCGGCGGAAGAGGGCGTTGCGCACCAGCACCCGGAAGGCGCGGCGGTTGGCGGTGACGCCGCGCGGCGGCGGGGGCGGTGCGGCCGGTGAGCCGGCGTCCTCGGGGTGGGTCAGGGCCTCCCACTCGTCGAGGAGGCTGGAGTCGGTCTGGCGCACGGTCTCCCCGAGCCACTCCAGGACGTCGGTCAGCTCCTCGGTGCGCTGGGCCTCGGGCACGGTCTGGCGCAGCGCGCGGTAGGCGTCGGAGAGGTAGCGCAGCACCAGGCCCTCGGAGCGGGCGAGGCCGTAGCGGCGCACGAGGTCGCCGAAGCCCATGGCCTGCTCCCACATGTCCCGCACCACCGACTTCGGCGAGAGCATCTCCGGTGCCAGCCACGGGTGGGTCTGGCGGTAGGTCTCGAACGCGGCCTCGAGGAGCTCGGCCAGCGGCCGGGGCCAGGTGACCTCCTCGAGCAGCTCCATCCGCTCGTCGTACTCGACGCCCTCGGCCTTCATCGCCGCGACGGCCTCGCCGCGGGCGGCGTGCGCTTGCGCCAGCAGCACCGGGCGGGGGTCGTCCAGGGTCGCCTCGACGACGGACAGGACGTCGAGGGCGTGCGTCGGGGAGTCCGGGTCGAGCAGGTCCAGGGCGGCGAGCGCGAACGTCGACAGCGGCTGGTTGAGCGCGAAGTCGGCCTGCAGGTCGACCGTCAGGCGCACGATCCGCCCGGTCTCGTCCGGCTCCGCGAGGCGCTCGACGACGCCGGCGGCGAGCAGGTCGCGGTAGATGGCGATGGCCCGCTTGACCAGGCGCACCTGCGCGGGCCGCTCCTCGTGGTTGTCCAGCAGCAGGTGCTTCAGGTGCAGGTAGGCGTCGCCGGGGCGGGCGATGACGTTGAGCACCATCGCGTGCGTGATCCGCATGCGGCTGACCAGCGGCTCCGGCGGGGCGGCGACGAGCCGCTCGAAGGTGTTCTGGTCCCAGCTGACCGTGCCCTCTGGCGGCTTCTTGCGCACCACCCTGCGCCGCTTCTTGGGGTCCTCCCCCGCCTTCGCCAGGGCGCGGGCGTTCTCGATCGCGTGCTCGGGCGCCTGGACGACGACGGTGCCGGCGGTGTCGAACCCGGCGCGGCCGGCGCGCCCGGCGACCTGGTGGAACTCGCGGGCGGAGAGCAGGCGGGTGCGCCGTCCGTCGTACTTGCTCAGCGAGGTCATCAGCACGGTGCGGATCGGCACGTTGATGCCGACGCCGAGGGTGTCGGTGCCGCAGATGACGCGCAGCAGGCCGGCCTGGGCGAGGGTCTCCACCAGGCGGCGGTACTTGGGCAGCATGCCCGCGTGGTGCACGCCGATGCCGGCGCGCACGAGCTTGGAGAGCACGCGGCCGAAGCCGGCGGCGAAGCGGAAGTCGCCGATGGTCGCGGCGATGGCGTCCCTGGTGGCCCGGTCGGCGACCGGCGTGCTCAGCAGCGCCTGCGCGCGCTCCAGGGCCAGCGCCTGCGTCGGGTGGACGACGTAGACCGGCGCCTCCCTCGCCTCCAGCAGCTCGTCGATCGTCTCGTGCA
This window encodes:
- a CDS encoding dihydrodipicolinate synthase family protein — encoded protein: MSTGTSTGTSTGQPEITGVHVANVTPFRDDADSSVDVEAYLGHVRWLAAAGVAGVIPFGTNGEGPSVAVREKRAVLDALLAEAPAGPAGALQVIPAVTEANLTDALDLLRHLEDLPVTAVLVLPPYYFPAEAAGLRAFYERVLAATRHRVIVYHIPKYAVPVPHELVTDLPVWGVKDSGGEPGYAEAVRAGGRGVLLGTEDDLPRRLLTAQGSISALANIVPEQVLALYGHVHRGEAEEAQRLSAHLQQVRAMTKEHTSAAVLKAVAQARHGVPLGTVRPPLVPLPAGYDAAAAAARATAVPGAPAPGPADGGGGARAGAGH
- a CDS encoding RNA helicase, translating into MSVLTSLLPPAAPPTGNPTGSPTGSPDGAGADPDALFDAFSAWAGQRGLELYPAQAEALIEVVTGANVVLATPTGSGKSLVATGAHFAALARGERTVYTAPLKALVSEKFFALVEVFGAATVGMVTGDASVNADAPIVCCTAEVLANRALREGAGCDLRQVVMDEFHYYADRDRGWAWQVPLLELPQAQFLLMSATLGDVTRFREDLTRRTGRPTALVTSVERPVPLHHRWATTPVHETIDELLEAREAPVYVVHPTQALALERAQALLSTPVADRATRDAIAATIGDFRFAAGFGRVLSKLVRAGIGVHHAGMLPKYRRLVETLAQAGLLRVICGTDTLGVGINVPIRTVLMTSLSKYDGRRTRLLSAREFHQVAGRAGRAGFDTAGTVVVQAPEHAIENARALAKAGEDPKKRRRVVRKKPPEGTVSWDQNTFERLVAAPPEPLVSRMRITHAMVLNVIARPGDAYLHLKHLLLDNHEERPAQVRLVKRAIAIYRDLLAAGVVERLAEPDETGRIVRLTVDLQADFALNQPLSTFALAALDLLDPDSPTHALDVLSVVEATLDDPRPVLLAQAHAARGEAVAAMKAEGVEYDERMELLEEVTWPRPLAELLEAAFETYRQTHPWLAPEMLSPKSVVRDMWEQAMGFGDLVRRYGLARSEGLVLRYLSDAYRALRQTVPEAQRTEELTDVLEWLGETVRQTDSSLLDEWEALTHPEDAGSPAAPPPPPRGVTANRRAFRVLVRNALFRRVELAARRRWADLGELDAEAGWDAQRWAEAMAGYSAEHADLGTGPDARGPSLLLVEEERERWRVRQVFDDPAGDHDWGISAEVDLAASDEAGTAVVRVLSVDRL
- a CDS encoding Nramp family divalent metal transporter, with the translated sequence MTELEFPGGGPSSGSAAARFPSRHLAPPVVRDLPPAPRSIWPIIGPGVVAAGVGLASGEFILYPYIASQVGLVFVWAAFVGLITQFFINMEIERYTLATGETALTGFSRFWRHWGLVFALMAYFANLWPGWATSSATLVTYLVGGEVTPIAIGMLLSIGVILTLAPVVYVALERIEMGKVVAVLLLLVIGLTTAIDAQAWGDVPQIVTNAAIPSEQLGFALLMGALAFAGAGGGQNLCQSNWIRDKGFGMGTYVPRIVSPVTGEPEAAPSTGYVFEPTQRNLAQWRQWWKMANVEQLVTFVAITFLTILFTSLLAYATVFGRPGLASDITFIQAEGEALSAAVGGWFGTLFWVVGAFSLYAAAVGIVDYTSRLGADVLKVGYLRRATESKIYFVLVWGLVLFGCVILLVGVTQPIVLLVISAVVGGFMMFIYSGLLAVLNRRVLPEAIRPGALRVGALVWAVLLFGVLSALTFDQQIRNLLGAE
- a CDS encoding sugar kinase, whose amino-acid sequence is MTTPASPPTAPPTPPRVVTAGETLALLAPSGPGRLRHARDLALSIGGAESNVAIGLARLGVPVSWVSALGEDELGELVLARVRAEGVDTSAVRRVPGRPTGLYLREQVLGGVRVHYYRAGSAASTLAPGALPPAVLDGAALLHLTGVTPALSDSCAEFVLDAARSARERGAAVSYDVNFRGKLWSASAARAFTERVLPLVDVLFVGDDEAQALWGWTGEEPLERLAGTGPREVVLKRGARGSAALVDGERLEEPALPVPVLDPIGAGDAFAAGYLAACLEGRPPAERLATGNAVGACCVRSSGDYEGLPGREELRALLEGTTVLGR
- a CDS encoding C-terminal binding protein, with product MRVLVTDAEYEPLDLEAAVLAEGGHELVVAHCRTAAEVAQAARGADALLVQYAPVTEEVFAAAPSVRLVSRYGVGVDGVDLDAARRHGVWVANVPDYGVAEVALHAVAMLLALLRDLPGRDRAVREHRWHYAAGAPLHRPSTRVLGVVGLGRIGRLAAERAAPWFGACVGHDPALPDDAWPPSVERAGLEEVFARAYAVTLHLPLTARTQGLVGDALLARLPVGSHLVNTSRGGLVDLDAVLRALESGRLAGVALDVLPSEPPDWDHPLVGHPRALITPHAAWYSQESEAELRRKAARNVLEWARTGEPLHPVVRGRS